The genomic interval GAGGATTTATATATCATGATTTATGTAGGTATTGATGTTGCTTCGAAAAAACATGATTGCTTTATTACTGATCACAACGGAGTAGTTCCCTGTGATGTATTTACGATTACTAATGATATTGAGGGTTTTAAAAAACTCTCTAAAGTTATTAATGACTTTAAAGAGTTAGTTAATGATAATTATGTGCGTATAGGATTAGAGTCTACAGGGCATTATTCTAAGAACATACTGAATTATCTTTTTGACCAACAATTTGATGTTTACTTATTTAATCCACTTTTAACCAGTATGGCTAAGAAAGCTTCATCTGTTCGTAAAACTAAAACAGATAAAACCGATGCAAAAGCCATCTGTAAATTTCTACAAGGAAATTGGAAAGACTTCCAACCCTATACAAGAAAATTATACCATGCCGAAGAACTAAAGTCATTAACACGTCACAGAATTAGATTAACTAAAGAGATTTCTCAAACTAAAATTCAATTATCTAATCTAATTGACTATGCTTTTCCAGAATATAAAACTGTATTTAGTAACTTATATATAAATTGTTCATTAGAATTATTAAAAACCTACTCTATTCCTTCTGTAATCAAAAACACACGTATAGATGCGTTATCTAATCTTCTTAAGCATTCTAAGGGCCATCACTATTTAACCACTGCGAAATTAATTAAACAATTAGCGAAAGAATCTATTGGCGATGATGCTTCATATTATGCTTTTGAAATCCGATTAATTGTTGAGAAAATTCAGTTTTTAAATTCACAACTAGATCAATACGATAACTACATAAAAGAAATAATGGATAAACACTTTTCTATAATTCTTTCTATTCCTGGCGTTGGATATACAACAGGAGCAATATTAATTGCCGGTATTGGCGATATTTCATTATTTTCTAGTGAAGATAAACTAGTTGCTTTTATTGGTGCTGAACCATCTATTTATCAATCTGGTGAATTTGAATCTAGTAATTCGAAAATGTCAAAACGAGGCTCAAAATACATGCGTTATGCAATACATCATGTATCTAATAGAATCATTCATTCAGATGAAAAATTCTCTAAATATTATCAAAAAAAGATTAATGAAGGTAAACACCATTTTGTTGCATTAAGCCATGTAGGAAAGAAAGTTATAAGAACCATATATTCTATATTGAAATATAATACAGCTTATGTAACTAATCATTAACATATTAAATTATCAAAGATCTAAAACTCAAAGTTCCTTGAGTTCTTTTTAGCATACTTATTTATTTAGAAAATATTTTTTAAAATTTTTATTAAAAAACACTTGCATTCTAAATAGTTAGCTCACTTTTATTGTTTGATAAATAAAGGTGAATATGATTTTTTTTGACGTCAAATTTTACCATCAAGAGTTTTAACAGTTTTCTCTTTATTACCCATTATTTCTTTATGAATTAAAAAGAGTGGGGATTTAAAATTAAATCCTCTTATATTATCATATCTATTTTCTTTAAACAGATCTTCTAAAGATTTTCCTAATACCTTCTTATCACTCATGTTATCACTCTTTCATTAGTTACTTCTTATATACTATACAATCTATCTTGTTGTTTTTCACATTAATTTGTAGTAAAGCAAAAAAATTATATAAAAAAAAGAAAAAACCATATAAAATGGATTTTTCTAAATTAAGATATTGTATTTGTTCATCATTATATTAACCAATTAAGTCTATTCTATTCACTAACTAATAACATAAATGTTTTAAATGCCATAGTCCCTTTATATATTTTTAATCACACCAAATTGTTCTAAAATATTATTCCTGATGTTTTTATACTAGTTTTTAAACCCTTTTGGATTGTTTTGATGCCATTTCCAAGCACTCTCTATAATTGCTTCTACACTTTTATAAACTATTTCCCAGCCTAAACATTCTTTGGCCTTTTTATTTGAAGCAACTAACTTAGCAGGATCACCTGAACGTCTACTTTCAATTCTAGCAGGAATTTTATGACCAGTTACATTTCGTGCTGCTTCTATTATTTCCTTAACTGAAAAACCTTCACCATTTCCTAGATTAAATATATCACTAGCAGAACCTGCCAATAATTTTTCTAAAGCTAGAATATGTGCTCTACTTAAATCACTAACGTGAATATAATCTCTTATACATGTTCCATCAGGTGTATCATAATCTTCACCAAAAATACTGATATAGTCTCGTTTACCTAAAGGTACCTGTAACACAAGTGGAATCAAGTGCGTTTCAGGATGATGATCCTCTCCTATTTCTCCTGTATAATAAGCGCCAGCGACATTAAAATAACGTAGTGATATATATTTAATATGATGTGCTACATCAAACCACTTAAACATTTTTTCCATTGTCAGTTTGGTTTCACCATAAGTATTTGTAGGAGTTGTTTTATCAGTTTCTAAAATGGGAATATTTTCTGGTTCTCCGTAAACTGCTGCAGTTGATGAAAAGACAATTTTATCAATCTTCATCTCTTTCATCACATCAAGTAGTGTTAAAGTACCTACTACATTATTATCATAATATTTATAAGGATCTGTCATACTTTCACCTACTATAGAATTTGCGGCGAAATGAATGACAGCATCAATATTTTCTTTTTTAAAAACTTGGTTTAAGAATTGTTTATCTCGAATGTCTCCCTTATAAAACTTAGCATCTTCATGAACTGCATCCATATGACCTGTTTGTAAATTATCTACAATAACTACATCATAACCACTATTAATCAATTCATAAACACAATGTGACCCAATATAACCTGCACCACCACACACTAAAATTGACATATTAATACCTCCTCTAATTGAATAACTTTTTTACGCTATGAAAAATAAGAACAATATAACGAACCTCATCAAAATTATAGCATATTATTTTAGTAAAATATATTAATTATCCCAAAGAAACCTAATAAAAAACCATCGTTTATAAAACAATGGTTTTCTTATATCTATTTAATTTCTATCGTATACTTTGAAACAAACTTGTCATCTGGGATAACAGATTGAATATAGGCCTTATCACTAATTTCTCTTGGACCTCCTACATAATCTGCTATACCATACCAAGGCTCAATACAAATATATGGACATTTATCCTCTTTTTTTCTAGTCCATAAACCTAGTAGTGGGAAATTATGACAGGTCAATTTAACTTCTTCATCATTAATATTATTTTTCAAAGTGACTTTGTCAATATTTTCAAATATTAATGTATTATCTTCAAACATCGCATTTCTTAAATTCAGTTTATCTTGATTTTCCATTACTAAGGTTTCTTCATTTGTGATAAGATTGACTTCTTTATCTACTACTTTAGATTTTAATGTTTTTTCTTTTTCAAAATCTAAATAGTAATCTTCAATCCCTTTCTCTGATAAATTAGTATTAAATGCAGGATGAGCTCCTATAGAAAAATACATTAATTCACTTGAATTATTATACACTTTGAACTTTGTTGTTAATTTATTTTCTTCTAATCGATAAGATACAGTTAATTTAAAGTTATATGGATAGAATAACATTGTTTGTTCATTTGCTTTTAATTTAAACTTAACATAATCTCCTCTTTTTTCAACAACTTCAAAATTCATATCTCGAGCGAAACCATGTTGCGTTAAATGATAATCTTTTCCTTTAACATAATAGGTATTATTGGCTAGTTTTCCTACAATCGGAAATAAAATAGGACTTCGACGATTCCAATAAGTCTCATCTCCTTGCCATAAATATTCCCTATTATTTCTTTTATTATAGATACTTTGTACTTCTGCTCCGTGTTCTGAAATTGATATTTTCAAAACATCGTTTTCTAATGTGTGCATGGCTAATACCTCCCTATAATAATATTTATATAAAACATTGTATTACCAATGTTTTAATCAAAAATAAAATTTTCACCTTTGATCTTTTCTACTCTAGATAGACCAAAATAGTCTTGTTGACGCAACACCTCGTAAACCATTATTGCGACAGTATTTGATAAATTAAGTGATCGAATATTACTGGCCATTGGTAATCGATAACATGTATCCAAATAATCTTTCAAAATCATTTTAGGAATCCCTGTTGATTCACGACCAAATATTAAATATATATTTTCATTAACATCACTAAAATCATGATTACTTGGTGGTTTTTTGCCATATCTAGTTAGAAAGACATATACACCTTTATTTTTGGTTTTAAATTCTTCCCAATCTATATAGATAGTATAATCAACGTTATCAATATTACTTGCTGATGAACGTTTAATATACTTTTCATCCATTCTAAATCCCAAAGGTTCAATTAAATGTAGTTTAGCGTTTGTTGCTGCACAAGTTCTCATGATATTGCCTGTATTTTGTGGAATTTCGGGACTATATAATACAACATGAATGGGCATGTTATTCCTCTCCTTTATTTAATATATCTTTAGCATAGTCTATCGCTTGCTTCAAATAATTATTTTGATTAACATTTATATGATCTATATTTTTTAAATCTTCTTTATTTTTAGAATTAGCTGAAACTAAAATTGCATTTCTTAATAGAACATTTTTACCCCTAAAACTAGCAGATAAAGTTTTATATTCCTCATTGAACCTTCGATTAGATAAATTCTCTAAATCCTTCACCTGAATAATTTCTCTACCAGATGGTTTGAATTCTGATAAAACCGGAAGGTCAACATTACTATTATATACGCAAGAGATTTGGCAAAAATCACATCCAAAGCTAAACTTCGTGAATTTCTTCAAAAATTTTATCGGAATTTCTGTTTTACTTTGAGTTAAATAAGACATACAACGTTTAGCATTTATGAATCGATCCTCACTAATGGCTTGTGTTGGACATGCTTTCAAACAGCGATTGCAGTTTTTACAAATGTCCTCATATACTGGCTTATTATATTCATAATCATTTAATTCTAAATCGGTTAATATTAAACTGATAAAGAAGTAAGACCCATACTTTGGATTAATTAACAAAGTATTTTTTCCGTAGTTTCCTAATCCAGCCAAATAAGCAATATGGCGTTCATGTAATGGATGATTATCAGTTAAAACAACCCATTTTTTAGTATCTATCATTTGTTTAATTTCATTTAATTTATCTTTAATTACAAGATGATAATCAATTCCCCAAGAACTACGTGATACCACATGACTTTGATTCTCTATCTCTTTTGCATGCGATTGATAAGGAAAAATCACAACTATAATTGTTTTTACATCTTTATCTATTAAATAAGGATTGATTCTTTTATCTATATTATTTTCTAATAATTGTAAATCATGATTGATTTCTTGATATTTCTCTAAATTCTCTTTTAATTCATCAAAAATACGTGCCTTAACAAAACCAACTTGACAAGGAAATCTATTTTCAATCATTTCTTTTAGGTCAATTGCTTTCATGATGCTCACCTTATCTTTATTTTAACACTAGAGAAAACAAATGAAAAGTAAAAAACGACCGAAAAAGGCCGCTAATTATCAATGCTCATAGAAAAGTTATACTTATTAAACATTTTATTATAACCTTTCCCATTTTTAAGACATTTACTCACACGTGTGATTGTTGTAGAACTCATTCCTGTCTTTTCTTCGATTTGGTTAAAAGAAAGACCATTTTTTAACATTTGAGCAACCTTAAAACGCTGAAAAATTGCTTCTAATTCTTTAAGCGTACATACATCTAGTAATAATTGTTCAATATCTTCTTCACCTTGAATAAGATTGAAGATATTAACGATTGTTTTTAAATGTTCTGCTGAAATATCATTCATAACAAACACCTCATTCCATGTCTATGCTTCATATGTGATATTTATTTTTTATGTTCTATGGACTATAATTATACACAAGTTATTTACTTTTGTAAAGCGTTTTTATTTAATCCGAGATAAACTTAACATTATCAGCAAATAATTTATTTCTTATCATTACATTTGTAAAGGTATGTGTACCATTCTGATAGATATGAAGTTTGCAATTTTGATAAATCTCTTTATATTTTTCGCTTATAATCAATGGAACAGCTGTATCATTTGATCCATGATGAATCGATACAGGTTTTTTAAACTGATCAATACCTGTCCATAAATCTTTTTCTTTAATATCATCAATAAAGAGAGAACTGAGTTCAATTCCACCTAAATCACAATTTCCATTTTCTGAAGTAGAGAAATGTGAATTTTCTATAATTTCACGGATGTTTCCAGCAGGAGCCCACAGAATTAATTTATCAATCTCAGATGCTCTTTCTTTAGCAACTTGAGTAGCTACTGCTCCACCCATACTTAAACCCATCACAATGATTTTCCTAACAAAAGGGAAAGTTTTCGCTAGGGTTAAAATCGCTTTAGCTTCTTCTACTTCTTTAGAAAACGTCATATATTTAAAGTCATGATCACTTTCACCACTACCTAAAAAATCAAATCTTAAGCTAGCAATATTATTATCACACAAGTAACGAGAAAATTGTGTAAATAAAAAAGCATTCTCTCCTTTGTGTCCAGTAAATCCATGATACATAACAAC from Mycoplasmatota bacterium carries:
- a CDS encoding aldose 1-epimerase family protein, coding for MHTLENDVLKISISEHGAEVQSIYNKRNNREYLWQGDETYWNRRSPILFPIVGKLANNTYYVKGKDYHLTQHGFARDMNFEVVEKRGDYVKFKLKANEQTMLFYPYNFKLTVSYRLEENKLTTKFKVYNNSSELMYFSIGAHPAFNTNLSEKGIEDYYLDFEKEKTLKSKVVDKEVNLITNEETLVMENQDKLNLRNAMFEDNTLIFENIDKVTLKNNINDEEVKLTCHNFPLLGLWTRKKEDKCPYICIEPWYGIADYVGGPREISDKAYIQSVIPDDKFVSKYTIEIK
- a CDS encoding tRNA (cytidine(34)-2'-O)-methyltransferase, coding for MPIHVVLYSPEIPQNTGNIMRTCAATNAKLHLIEPLGFRMDEKYIKRSSASNIDNVDYTIYIDWEEFKTKNKGVYVFLTRYGKKPPSNHDFSDVNENIYLIFGRESTGIPKMILKDYLDTCYRLPMASNIRSLNLSNTVAIMVYEVLRQQDYFGLSRVEKIKGENFIFD
- the galE gene encoding UDP-glucose 4-epimerase GalE — its product is MSILVCGGAGYIGSHCVYELINSGYDVVIVDNLQTGHMDAVHEDAKFYKGDIRDKQFLNQVFKKENIDAVIHFAANSIVGESMTDPYKYYDNNVVGTLTLLDVMKEMKIDKIVFSSTAAVYGEPENIPILETDKTTPTNTYGETKLTMEKMFKWFDVAHHIKYISLRYFNVAGAYYTGEIGEDHHPETHLIPLVLQVPLGKRDYISIFGEDYDTPDGTCIRDYIHVSDLSRAHILALEKLLAGSASDIFNLGNGEGFSVKEIIEAARNVTGHKIPARIESRRSGDPAKLVASNKKAKECLGWEIVYKSVEAIIESAWKWHQNNPKGFKN
- a CDS encoding DNA-binding transcriptional regulator; the encoded protein is MNDISAEHLKTIVNIFNLIQGEEDIEQLLLDVCTLKELEAIFQRFKVAQMLKNGLSFNQIEEKTGMSSTTITRVSKCLKNGKGYNKMFNKYNFSMSIDN
- a CDS encoding alpha/beta fold hydrolase, yielding MQIYKELKTNEGILRGYLHQPDINGKMPLVVMYHGFTGHKGENAFLFTQFSRYLCDNNIASLRFDFLGSGESDHDFKYMTFSKEVEEAKAILTLAKTFPFVRKIIVMGLSMGGAVATQVAKERASEIDKLILWAPAGNIREIIENSHFSTSENGNCDLGGIELSSLFIDDIKEKDLWTGIDQFKKPVSIHHGSNDTAVPLIISEKYKEIYQNCKLHIYQNGTHTFTNVMIRNKLFADNVKFISD
- the queG gene encoding tRNA epoxyqueuosine(34) reductase QueG; protein product: MKAIDLKEMIENRFPCQVGFVKARIFDELKENLEKYQEINHDLQLLENNIDKRINPYLIDKDVKTIIVVIFPYQSHAKEIENQSHVVSRSSWGIDYHLVIKDKLNEIKQMIDTKKWVVLTDNHPLHERHIAYLAGLGNYGKNTLLINPKYGSYFFISLILTDLELNDYEYNKPVYEDICKNCNRCLKACPTQAISEDRFINAKRCMSYLTQSKTEIPIKFLKKFTKFSFGCDFCQISCVYNSNVDLPVLSEFKPSGREIIQVKDLENLSNRRFNEEYKTLSASFRGKNVLLRNAILVSANSKNKEDLKNIDHINVNQNNYLKQAIDYAKDILNKGEE
- a CDS encoding IS110 family transposase, which codes for MIYVGIDVASKKHDCFITDHNGVVPCDVFTITNDIEGFKKLSKVINDFKELVNDNYVRIGLESTGHYSKNILNYLFDQQFDVYLFNPLLTSMAKKASSVRKTKTDKTDAKAICKFLQGNWKDFQPYTRKLYHAEELKSLTRHRIRLTKEISQTKIQLSNLIDYAFPEYKTVFSNLYINCSLELLKTYSIPSVIKNTRIDALSNLLKHSKGHHYLTTAKLIKQLAKESIGDDASYYAFEIRLIVEKIQFLNSQLDQYDNYIKEIMDKHFSIILSIPGVGYTTGAILIAGIGDISLFSSEDKLVAFIGAEPSIYQSGEFESSNSKMSKRGSKYMRYAIHHVSNRIIHSDEKFSKYYQKKINEGKHHFVALSHVGKKVIRTIYSILKYNTAYVTNH